The following is a genomic window from Opitutus sp. GAS368.
GCGCACGGGCCGGCGCTGCGGAAGACCGCGTCGCCGATGCGGACCCGGGTCCAGGTGTCCTCCCCGTAGGGCGCGGCGTCGGCGATGACGAGGTTGGGGCGGAAGCGGTTCATCGACAGCGGCACGGGGAGGCGCGAGTTCAGGTCGCTGAGCGACGCCTCGCCCAGGACCATGAACGGGCAGCTGTCGGCAAAGGTGACGACGTCGCCCGCCTGCGCCGCGCGCTTCAGGTTCGGCCGCTGGTAGGTGCCGCCCATCCGCACAAGCCGCAGCGGCAGGCAGAGGAAATCGCTGAGCCATTCCGCGGGCTCGTCGCCGCAGTCGTCGGCGTTGACCGTGCTTTTCCACACCGTGACGCGGCGCTGGCCGGCGGAGGCGTTGAGCGGGACGGTGACCGAGCCGCGGCCGGGCGAGGAGAGGAGGAGAGCGGTGGAAGTCAGTGAGGACTCGATCAGCGCCATGCGGGGGTGGGTGCGCTGCGTGAGGAAGAGGCCGTCGGCCTCGGCCACGATCATGAAGCGGCGGTCGCCGACGAAACCGTGGTCGTCCAGCTCGGCGGAGGGCACCGACAAACCGCGGCAGGACTTGACCGGGTAGAGATGGAGGGCCGACACATGCATGGGGGCAGAAAGGCGGAAGGGCTGAAAAACTGAAAGGCTGAAAACGAGGCCAGCAGTTCGATGCGGGTAACGGCACAGTGCCCTTCGGTTCGACGTGCAGCGTGTTCCCCTATGGATTCAGCTTTTCAGTCCTTCGTTTTTTCAGCCCTTGGCAATCCGCTGGTAATTGGCGAGGTAGAGCTGCTCGCCCCCCCGGGTGTCGAATTGCTTCGGGCGCACCCCGCCCAAGCCGTAGCAGATGGAGAGGATGTCGCCGGCGAACCTGAAGATGCCCGGGATCGTGCGGCCGGCGTTCGGGCCGATCATGCCCGCAAGCGTGAGGTGACCGTCGGCCTCGATCGTGTAAGTGCCCTGGTCGGCCGTGACGCCGCCGAAGCGCACGGCATATTCCCCGCCGGCCAGCTCGATCTCCATCTTGTCGAGCATCATCCTCGGCGCCTCCTCGCCATTCATCTCGGCGTAGACGGGCTGCCAGCGGCCTTCGAGGGAGGGCATGTTCATGCCGGAAAACTGAGAGCTGAGAGCTGAAACCTGAAGAAAAAAGTCAGGGCTTGGGCCGGGTGAGGCAGGAACGGTGGACGGCCCAGATCATCAGCGGTTGCAAGGGCAGGCGCAGCCATAACGACCAGGCCGGGAGATCCACCCCCGGCCAGCCCTGCAGGGCGACGTGAAGGTTGGCCGGGAAGACCGCCAGCAGCAGGACGATCAAGCTCCAGGCCGCCGCGCGCCGCAACGACGGGATCAGCACACCAATGCCACCGGCCACTTCCGCGATGCCACTCACGATCACCAGCAGGCCCGGCGCCGGCAGCCACGGCGGCATCATTGCCAGATAAGGCGCGGAGTTCATGAAGTGATTGGCCCCGGTCAGAACGAAAAATACCCCGACCAGCCACGGTCCGAGGGATCTGAAAGAGGAGCGCAAAGTGCACAGCGGATGTTCGAGGTGAGCTATTGGGCTTGGAGGTATTTCTTCCATGAGTCTGACTCGGATGCCTGCTTGAGGACGGCATTCCGCTTAACAAGCAAGCGATGCATATAGGCCGTGAGGAAGAGTCGGTCAAAAATGCTTCCCAGCCAGCCCAGCGGCGACCGGAAATCGAAACGATCGATCATCATAGTCTTTCCCTGACGATCCTCAAATATGTGATCATGTTTCATACGGCCAAATGTGCCTCGAAGCATGACGTCTTGAAAATGACGCGGCCGATCAAACTGCGTTATCTTTACACGCAATCTTTGGGTGACGCCCAGATGCCGTGCTTCCCAAGTCACTTCCTGCCCGAGACCGATCAGTCCTGAGGTAACGCCGGCGACAGCGCGCTCATCCGTGCCTTCCATACTGTCCTGGTGCACATCGATGCTGCGCGCCAGATCGAACACCCGTTCTCTGGGAGCATCGATGGCAGTTTCGAGGTGGATGACGGCCATTCAGGCTAATTTCACGCCCGCTTCAGCACG
Proteins encoded in this region:
- a CDS encoding MOSC N-terminal beta barrel domain-containing protein, with the protein product MHVSALHLYPVKSCRGLSVPSAELDDHGFVGDRRFMIVAEADGLFLTQRTHPRMALIESSLTSTALLLSSPGRGSVTVPLNASAGQRRVTVWKSTVNADDCGDEPAEWLSDFLCLPLRLVRMGGTYQRPNLKRAAQAGDVVTFADSCPFMVLGEASLSDLNSRLPVPLSMNRFRPNLVIADAAPYGEDTWTRVRIGDAVFRSAGPCARCPITTTDQETAVRSKEPLKTLATYRRDPADPTNVNFGTNLIHETKRGTVRVGDAVGVI
- a CDS encoding TIGR03067 domain-containing protein, with product MNMPSLEGRWQPVYAEMNGEEAPRMMLDKMEIELAGGEYAVRFGGVTADQGTYTIEADGHLTLAGMIGPNAGRTIPGIFRFAGDILSICYGLGGVRPKQFDTRGGEQLYLANYQRIAKG
- a CDS encoding DoxX family membrane protein, with protein sequence MEEIPPSPIAHLEHPLCTLRSSFRSLGPWLVGVFFVLTGANHFMNSAPYLAMMPPWLPAPGLLVIVSGIAEVAGGIGVLIPSLRRAAAWSLIVLLLAVFPANLHVALQGWPGVDLPAWSLWLRLPLQPLMIWAVHRSCLTRPKP
- a CDS encoding SRPBCC family protein — protein: MAVIHLETAIDAPRERVFDLARSIDVHQDSMEGTDERAVAGVTSGLIGLGQEVTWEARHLGVTQRLRVKITQFDRPRHFQDVMLRGTFGRMKHDHIFEDRQGKTMMIDRFDFRSPLGWLGSIFDRLFLTAYMHRLLVKRNAVLKQASESDSWKKYLQAQ